GACCTGTGGGGTGCTGCTCTCTCCAGAGCTCCAGGAGCAGGGGCGGCATCGCGGAGAGAGCGGCTCTGGTGCGGTGGATCTTTGCATGGCAAGCAGGACACAATGCCAGCATCAGCTTCAGAATCTACTTGCCCGGCACCCGGTGATGCACGATGATCGAGCGCTTGTCCCGACCCGAGGCGTCACAGACCCGGCAACGGTACCCGTCTCGTTCCAGAACCGCTTCTCGCAGCCCTCCAAAATACTCCTCATCCTGCCTCTTAAGCGTGTAACAGGTTGCACACATGCCGAGCGCGAGTACCTTTGCGTTTCCGCAAGGACAGTGCAAGACCTGCTGACGGCCGCTCTTCAATTCCCTTCTCCTGCGACATACCGGTAGAGCGTCTGCCGACTGATTCCAAACTCGACGGCAAGCTTAGTCTTCGACTCTCCTCTACTGACCCGGCTCCGAAGCTCCTTCGCTTGGATGAGGCTGAGGGAATGCTTTCTCCCAACGTAAGCGCCCTCCCTCAACTTCGCAAGAGCGATCCCCTCTCGCTGCCGCTCACGGATCAGATCGCGTTCAAACTGCGCGAACGCTCCCATGACGCTCAAAAGCAGGTGTGACATGGGCGAGTCGGCCCCCGTAAAGGTCAGGTTTTCCTTCTCAAATCGAACGTGTACCCCACGCTCTGTTAGACCAAGCACGATTTTGCGGAGGTCGTCCAGATTGCGGGCCAGCCGGTCCATCGCATGACACACAACCGTGTCGCCGTCGCGAACATACTCCAAAAGAAGCTGAAGTTGGGGACGGTGCATGTCCTTTCCCGAAGCTTTATCAGTGAATCGCTTGTCAACCGTGATGCCGTCGAGCTGGCGAAGCTCTTTCTGGTCCAGGGCGCTAACGCGAAGGTAGCCGACCATTTGGCCTGGACGCCGCTTCCCTTTTGTCACACTAGGTTCTTTAGCCTTTACCATCTTGTGTCACACTATCAGAAATGCAACCTCTATGAGACGCAATTTTGTCACATAAGCAGCGTCTCGCAGGGGTATACCTCAGCAAAACCAGCGTAATAGGCGACAACGGCGTTTCTCGAGACCAATGCTGCTTTGCAGCTAAAAAACGCATACCTTCACCATTCGAATGCCTTTTCTCTCTCCTCGAAGCGCTCTGTGCTGCAGTTCAATGTGGCGCAACCATGCATCTTACGGGTAAAGGAGTATTCATGAGCAAGGAAGCAAACATCGCGGCACAGAAGAAGATGGGCGAGATCATCAACAGCTACCAGTTCGACAAGCTGAACGAAGTCATGGCTCCCAACGTCAAGGACCACGATCCTGCGGACGACCAGGGCCCCGGCCCTGAAGGATTCGCCCATTGGTTTACCCAATTCCATTCCGCCTTCCCCGATTTCAAGATTGCCGTCGAGCACCTCGTCGCTGACGAGGATAACGTGGCCTTCGCCTACACCATCACCGGCACGCAGGGCGGCCCGTTCAACGGCATTCCCGCAAGCGGTAAAAAGATCAAGGTTCGCGGGATGCAAATCTCCAAGTTTAATTCGGATGCGAAGATCGTCGAACGCTGGGGAGCTTCGCACGAAGTTGGCATCCTGCAGCAGATCGGTGGCATGAAGCCGGTTGCACACCTTGACGAGCCGCCCGTCATCTCTGCTCCAGCCTTGTAAGCATAGATCTCGTCACCTTGAGGAGGGGCTCCGTGCGGGAGTACCGCATGGAGACCTCCAGCCCGATCTCTCTTTTACCTGCCGCCTGCAATCTGCATACTGACCGTCGGCTATGCGTCTGTAGAAAAGCGTATTCTGAAGGGGGCAGCTCGTTTGAACGTGATCCCGTACGGAACCACTCTCAAAAGAGATCTGCATGGAATTGATTCAGGACTAAACCTTTGAAGGCGAGTTGCTGTCGATTGACGAAAAGCAATTCGTCGATTGCACCCTCATCAACTGCACTTTAGAGTATCGAGGGCTACCAGTCAGCTTCACGAGAACGCGTATGAGAGGATGCCGCTACGTCTTCTTTGGAAGCGCGCGGAGCACCGTCCATTTCCTGCAGGGCGTCGGGCTCATGACCCATGTGCTTGGCGAATGGGGGGAGCTTTCGGAGACTGTGAATTAGGCTAAGCCGCAGGTTCAGGACCAATCCCGTTCTGCGCACATTTAACCAATACGCTCTTCAGCTAGTAGTCCGGCTCTATCCGTGCCGCTAGAGCTCTGGGTCTCAACGGTCGGTCAATCGCCTGGCTGGCTATTCTTTTTGACCAGAGCGACCTTATCAGCCTGCGGACCCTTTTGACCGGTGATCACATCGAATTCGACTGGATCGCCCTCTTTCAAGGTCTTGTAGCCGTCAAGTTTGATAGAGCTGTAGTGTACGAAAACGTCGTTTCCACTGTCCCGCCCAAGAAAGCCGTAACCCTTCGCACTATTGAACCACTTCACCGTACCTGAGTATTGAGCCATGTTCGTACCTCGTTCTTGACCGTGTTTCGGACACGCGGCAGCTAAATGCATGCAGATGGATTGCGATGCGTGGTCTCTCAGTCCCGTCAAGGTTTGCGCGAGAACGAACAGACCGAGTCCTCACCTTTGTTGGAAAATCTAGAGATGGATTCGCTGGAAAGCTCTCATATCATCGCCGTTGAACGGCATAACACCGGGATTGTCATTCAATTTGCGGACGGAAACTGCTTCTTCTATTCGCAAGAGATGCTTCAGAAAATGCAACCCGAGGCGGAAGCCCTGGATGAGTCGAATGTCGCCTGGTAAACGTTAGGGCTTGTCTCTAGTTGCGACAACTTCATTAGGCCTGATCATGTTCCTTTGGTCTGTGCGAAGTCGCACAGACCAATTGTTATGCAAGACACGTCAGGAAGTGAACCCGGTATCGAAATGCAGGAAGTTTTCCAGGTGCTCACGGACCACGCGATAGCACTCACAAGCCTCGTCCTCGAGGCCTTTGACATCCAAAATCTGAATAGACCCACGATGGTAGTCGATCAAGCCTTTGGCTTTCAGGGCTCCAGCTGCGATAGAGACAGTGGAACGGGTACTCCCGAGCATCTGGGCAACGAACTCCTGCGCCATTTCTAGATGCTCCTGTTTCGCCCGATCGCCGCAGATGAGTAGCCAGCGTGCCAGGCGTTGCTCGTAGGTATGCATCGCGTTACAGGCGGCATTCTGAGTGGAAAGAGTGAGTTGAGACTGAACGTACCTCAAAGCCAAGTGTAGGAATTCACCGTGCCGGCGAAACTCCTCCTGGGCTGATCGGACGGGTACGGCATAGCCGGACCCACTCAACTGCATGAAGATTCGATTGAAGCTATGTTTGGCACCCATGAGAGCGGAGATGCCAATCACCGATTCATAGCCGAACATGCTGGTTTCCACCTGGGCTCCATTCTCGAAGCTTGTGGTCATCGAACCGATGCCTTCTTCCAGAAAAAAGAGGTGCTGAATCGGACGGCCCGGCACTTCCAGGTCATAAAGGACGGGAAGGTCGACGCGTCTGAGATGAAGACGACTCAACGTATCTG
This genomic stretch from Granulicella arctica harbors:
- a CDS encoding recombinase family protein, whose protein sequence is MTKGKRRPGQMVGYLRVSALDQKELRQLDGITVDKRFTDKASGKDMHRPQLQLLLEYVRDGDTVVCHAMDRLARNLDDLRKIVLGLTERGVHVRFEKENLTFTGADSPMSHLLLSVMGAFAQFERDLIRERQREGIALAKLREGAYVGRKHSLSLIQAKELRSRVSRGESKTKLAVEFGISRQTLYRYVAGEGN
- a CDS encoding ester cyclase, whose product is MSKEANIAAQKKMGEIINSYQFDKLNEVMAPNVKDHDPADDQGPGPEGFAHWFTQFHSAFPDFKIAVEHLVADEDNVAFAYTITGTQGGPFNGIPASGKKIKVRGMQISKFNSDAKIVERWGASHEVGILQQIGGMKPVAHLDEPPVISAPAL
- a CDS encoding cold-shock protein, which produces MAQYSGTVKWFNSAKGYGFLGRDSGNDVFVHYSSIKLDGYKTLKEGDPVEFDVITGQKGPQADKVALVKKNSQPGD
- a CDS encoding Crp/Fnr family transcriptional regulator, producing MATNFKNLLLQHLDPDTLSRLHLRRVDLPVLYDLEVPGRPIQHLFFLEEGIGSMTTSFENGAQVETSMFGYESVIGISALMGAKHSFNRIFMQLSGSGYAVPVRSAQEEFRRHGEFLHLALRYVQSQLTLSTQNAACNAMHTYEQRLARWLLICGDRAKQEHLEMAQEFVAQMLGSTRSTVSIAAGALKAKGLIDYHRGSIQILDVKGLEDEACECYRVVREHLENFLHFDTGFTS